A single window of Nicotiana tomentosiformis chromosome 1, ASM39032v3, whole genome shotgun sequence DNA harbors:
- the LOC138904216 gene encoding uncharacterized protein, translating into MIIGGGGDASINNVKFTTTNKLKRSITHEWYDELEKSIIFDKSDTNGLAFPHYDALVITLRILDTDVRRIMIDDGSGVCIIHPRVLAQMKLKDKIVPRCIMLTGFNNVAERTSGKITLHVLACGVTLETTFHIMDQKTTYNAIIERPWIHTMRAIPSRLYQVPDSMGNIQHTRIIKHIP; encoded by the coding sequence atgatcatcggtggaggcGGCGATGCTTCCATCAACAACGTGAAGTTCACCACTACCAATAAGCTCAAACGGTCAATCACTCATGAATGGTATGACGAACTCGAAaagagtatcatcttcgataagtcggataccaacggtttggctttccctcactatgatgctcttgttattactttacgtattttagataccgatgtgagGCGCATTATGATAGACGATGGGAGCGGCGTGTgcattatccatcctcgagtacttgcacaaatgaaactcaaGGATAAGATAGTACCGCGTTGCATCATGCTAACTGGTTTTAACAATGTAGCCGAGCGAACATCTGGCAAAATCACACTCCACGTTCTAGCTTGTGGCGTCACTCTGGAAACCACGTTCCATATCATGGACCAAAAAACAACGTACAATGCCATAATAGagcgaccatggatacacaccatgagggCCATCCCTTCTAGATTATATCAAGTTCCCGactccatggggaatattcagcatacaAGGATAATAAAGCACATCCCGTGA
- the LOC104110627 gene encoding chloride channel protein CLC-c-like yields the protein MEDQGDIENEGGGGGIGVMIMENGKDLERNISAVSESGVRQPLLSSKSRVNNTSQIAIIGANVCPIESLDYEIIENDLFKQDWRSRKKVQIFQYIFLKWTLVLLIGLSVGLVGFFLNIAVENIAGFKLLLISDLMLQDKYFRGFAAYACCNLVLATCAGILCAFIAPAAAGSGIPEVKAYLNGIDAHSILAPSTLFVKIFGSALGVSAGFVVGKEGPMVHTGACIANLLGQGGSRKYHLTWKWLKYFKNDRDRRDLITCGAAAGVAAAFRAPVGGVLFALEEVASWWRSALLWRTFFSTAVVAMVLRSFIVFCRSGKCGLFGQGGLIMFDVNSGAPNYNTIDVLAVLLIGVLGGLLGSLYNYLVDKVLRTYSIINERGPAFKVLLVMTISILSSLCSYCLPWFATCTPCPVGLEDKCPTIGRSGNYKNFQCPAGHYNDLASLFMNTNDDAIRNLFSSDNSSEFHLSSLFVFFAGVYCLGVVTYGIAIPSGLFIPVILAGASYGRFVGTVLGSISNLNNGLFALLGAASFLGGTMRMTVSICVILLELTDDLLMLPLVMLVLLVSKTVADCFNKGVYDQIVKMKGLPYLEAHAEPYMRQLVAGDVCSGPLITFSGVEKVGNIIHALKFTRHNGFPVIDAPPFSDAPEFCGLALRSHLLVLLKGKKFTKLSVLSGSSILRSFHAFDFAKPGSGKGPKLEDLSFTDEEMEMYVDLHPVTNTSPYTVVETMSLAKAAILFRQLGLRHLCVVPKKTTGRDPIVGILTRHDFMPEHIKGLYPHLVHHK from the exons ATGGAAGATCAAGGTGATATAGAGAatgaaggaggaggaggaggaattGGGGTGATGATAATGGAAAATGGCAAAGATTTGGAGAGGAATATTTCAGCGGTTTCTGAGAGCGGTGTTAGACAGCCATTGCTTAGTTCTAAAAGCAGAGTCAATAATACCTCACAAATTGCTATTATAGGAGCCAATGTTTGCCCCATTGAAAGTCTTGATTATGA GATTATTGAAAATGACCTTTTCAAGCAAGATTGGAGATCTAGGAAAAAGGTTCAGATATttcaatatatattcctaaaGTGGACACTTGTGCTTCTTATTGGATTGAGTGTAGGGCTTGTTGGTTTCTTCTTAAACATAGCAGTGGAAAATATTGCTGGCTTCAAGCTTCTGCTCATTAGTGACTTAATGCTTCAGGACAA GTATTTCCGTGGATTTGCTGCTTATGCGTGTTGCAATTTGGTTCTTGCGACTTGTGCTGGAATCCTATGTGCATTTATTGCACCAGCAGCTGCAGGGTCAGGAATACCTGAAGTGAAAGCATATCTCAATGGTATCGATGCTCATTCCATTTTAGCTCCAAGTACTTTGTTTGTGAAG ATATTTGGTTCTGCTTTGGGTGTTTCTGCTGGATTCGTTGTTGGGAAGGAAGGACCCATGGTCCATACTGGCGCTTGCATAGCAAACTTACTTGGACAGGGCGGCTCCCGCAAGTATCATCTGACTTGGAAGTGGCTGAAGTATTTCAAAAATGACCGTGACCGTAGAGATTTGATTACTTGTGGTGCTGCAGCTGGTGTTGCAGCTGCTTTCCGAGCCCCAGTCGGCGGTGTTCTTTTTGCTCTTGAAGAAGTAGCCTCATG GTGGCGAAGTGCTCTTCTTTGGAGGACCTTCTTCTCGACTGCTGTAGTAGCTATGGTGCTCAGATCTTTCATTGTATTCTGTCGGAGCGGGAAATGTGGACTATTTGGTCAAGGAGGTTTGATAATGTTTGATGTGAATTCAGGAGCACCTAATTATAACACTATAGATGTACTGGCAGTGTTGTTAATTGGAGTTCTTGGAGGCCTTCTTGGAAGCCTTTATAATTATCTTGTGGACAAGGTCCTCCGGACTTACAGCATCATTAATGA GAGGGGTCCTGCTTTCAAAGTCTTGCTCGTAATGACCATTTCAATCCTGAGTTCTCTTTGCTCGTATTGTCTACCGTGGTTTGCAACTTGCACACCATGTCCTGTAGGCTTGGAGGACAAGTGCCCTACTATAGGTCGCTCTGGAAACTATAAGAATTTCCAATGTCCAGCTGGGCATTACAATGATCTAGCCTCCCTGTTTATGAATACCAATGACGACGCCATCCGCAATTTGTTTAGCTCAGATAATTCCAGCGAATTCCACCTCTCTTCACTTTTTGTCTTCTTTGCTGGGGTATATTGCCTTGGCGTCGTTACCTATGGAATTGCTATTCCCTCTGGGCTGTTCATTCCCGTCATACTTGCTGGTGCTTCCTATGGACGTTTTGTTGGGACTGTCTTGGGTTCGATATCCAATCTTAATAACGGTCTCTTTGCTCTCCTTGGTGCTGCCTCCTTCCTCGGGGGTACTATGAGGATGACTGTATCCATCTGTGTCATACTACTTGAGCTCACCGATGACCTGCTAATGCTTCCATTGGTGATGCTTGTGCTCCTTGTTTCAAAGACTGTGGCCGACTGTTTTAACAAGGGTGTCTACGACCAGATTGTGAAAATGAAAGGCTTGCCTTATTTGGAAGCACATGCCGAACCATACATGAGGCAATTAGTTGCAGGAGATGTTTGTTCAGGGCCTTTAATTACATTCTCAGGTGTTGAGAAGGTAGGGAACATAATACATGCTTTGAAGTTTACTAGACACAACGGATTTCCCGTGATTGATGCACCGCCATTCTCAGACGCACCAGAGTTCTGTGGACTTGCTCTAAGGTCGCACCTACTTGTTTTGCTCAAAGGAAAGAAATTCACGAAACTAAGTGTATTGAGCGGCTCCAGTATTTTGAGGAGTTTTCATGCGTTTGATTTCGCTAAGCCAGGATCAGGGAAGGGGCCTAAGCTCGAGGATTTGTCCTTCACTGATGAGGAGATGGAAATGTATGTAGATCTCCATCCTGTCACAAATACATCTCCATACACAGTAGTGGAAACCATGTCTCTGGCCAAAGCTGCAATCCTTTTTCGACAACTTGGTCTTAGACACTTGTGTGTTGTACCAAAAAAGACTACCGGG AGGGATCCAATCGTTGGAATTTTGACAAGGCATGACTTTATGCCAGAGCATATAAAGGGACTGTACCCACATTTGGTCCATCACAAGTAG